A region from the Halobellus litoreus genome encodes:
- a CDS encoding NAD(P)-dependent oxidoreductase, protein MVETTAGVVGLGKMGGNMAKHLLDEGFEVYGHDLQPEAREAFADYGGIVADSGRDVASQSDVTITSLPNSDIVKGVYTGEGGLAHESVETTFLEMSTIAPPTTEVVADAIEETPAEILDAPITGGPENSRDGTLTGLVGGKEAVFESEHAQDVLQALCAELHYAGSSGAGHAMKLLNNTMSMGNLLLAMETVALGARYGIDSERLWDILGNASATSVAFESRMPRVLERDFEAGFSVDFARKDVGLAVDMADSEDFPMVMGSLVHRLYTRASDEGFGEEDVGAVVKMFEQELEDRVGEE, encoded by the coding sequence ATGGTTGAGACCACCGCCGGAGTCGTTGGACTCGGCAAGATGGGCGGCAATATGGCGAAGCACCTCCTCGACGAGGGCTTCGAGGTGTACGGACACGACCTCCAGCCGGAGGCTCGCGAAGCGTTCGCGGACTACGGCGGGATCGTCGCCGACAGCGGCCGCGACGTCGCCAGCCAGAGTGACGTCACGATCACGAGTCTGCCGAACTCGGACATCGTGAAAGGCGTTTACACCGGAGAGGGAGGACTGGCGCACGAGTCCGTCGAGACTACGTTCCTGGAGATGAGCACGATCGCACCGCCGACGACCGAGGTCGTCGCCGACGCGATCGAGGAGACGCCCGCGGAGATTCTCGACGCGCCGATCACGGGCGGGCCGGAAAACTCGCGCGACGGGACCCTCACCGGCCTCGTCGGTGGCAAGGAGGCCGTCTTCGAATCCGAGCACGCACAGGACGTGCTGCAGGCCCTCTGTGCGGAGCTCCATTACGCCGGTTCTTCCGGAGCCGGACACGCGATGAAACTGCTGAACAACACGATGTCGATGGGGAACCTGCTGCTTGCGATGGAGACCGTCGCGCTCGGCGCCCGGTACGGCATCGACAGCGAGCGCCTCTGGGACATCCTCGGGAACGCGAGCGCGACTTCGGTCGCCTTCGAGAGCCGGATGCCGCGCGTGCTCGAACGGGACTTCGAGGCGGGGTTCAGCGTCGACTTCGCGCGGAAGGACGTCGGTCTCGCGGTCGACATGGCGGACTCGGAGGACTTCCCGATGGTGATGGGAAGCCTGGTCCACCGCCTGTACACGCGAGCCAGCGACGAGGGGTTCGGCGAGGAAGACGTGGGTGCGGTCGTGAAGATGTTCGAGCAGGAACTGGAAGACCGGGTCGGCGAAGAGTAA